In the genome of Planctomyces sp. SH-PL62, the window CGTGAGTTCACCGTTCGTGGAGAACCCCGTGATTTACGGGGCCAGATCACGGCGGCGTTCTGGCACATGATTAATCGACTTCCGTAACGGCCGCGATTCCGTGCGATTTGTCCACGCAACCTGTTTCAGCCCAGAATCTTGCAGAATACCTCCCCCTACAAGCCCCTCGCGGGGGAAGACCGTGATCGAGCACGTACGCCGTCGGCGTCTTCGGTGCGTCGGCGATGGGTCCACCACGCCCGCCCGGCGGGCCTCATGATCGCGGCGGCTTCGGTCTACGCGGGAAGGGCCGACGGCGACGGTCGCGCCACCCCTTGCCTCCGGCGGGTCTGCACGCTAGACTCTTGTTGAACAAATTTCCTACATCAGTCACCGCGCGGAGCGAACGGATATGCTGACACTCTGGGGCCCGGGCGGCGGTGGCGGACGGTATTGCGACGGAGTCTCTCGGCGTTCGTTCATCCGGGTGGGCGGCCTGGCGATGGGGGGGCTGTCGCTCCCCGGCCTGCTGCAAGCCCAGGCGCGGGGGGATTCGGCCGGGGCGCGGGACAATCACAAGTCGGTCATCATGATCTACCTGACGGGCGGGCTGGCCCATCAGGACACGGTCGACCCCAAGCCCGACGCCCCCGAAGGGGTCCGCGGCGAGTTCAAGCCGATCGCCACCAGCGTCCCGGGCGTCTTCCTCAGCGAGCTGATGCCCCGGACGGCCGCGTGCATGGACAAGGTCGCGATCATCCGGTCGCTGGTCGGCCAGGTCGACGAGCACTCCAGCTTCCAGAGCATGACCGGCTTCACGATGGGGACGTCCCAGCGCGAGGGGAGGCCGCACTTCGGCTCGGTCGCCTCGCATATCCAAGGGCCGGTGGACCCGGTGGTGCCGCCCTTCGTCGACCTCGCCCCGGTGATGCAGCACCGCCCGTACAACACGCCGGGCGCGGGGATGCTCGGGCAGTCGTTCAAGGGGGCGAGGATGGAAGGGGACGACCTGGCCCTGCTCAGGCCCCCGGCCGACGTCGCCCCGGAGCGGTTCGCGGGCCGTCGCGACCTCCTGGGCCAGTTCGACGGCTTCCGCCGCTCGGTCGACGGCGCGGCGGTCGACGGCATGGGCTCCTGCTACAAGCAGGCGTTCGACGTGCTGACCTCCGACGCGCTGGCGAAGGCCCTGGACGTCGAGCGCGAGGCCCCCGAGCTTCGCGCCCGCTACGGGATGGGCTCGGCCAAGCACCTGGGCGACGGCGGCCCGATGTGGAACGACC includes:
- a CDS encoding DUF1501 domain-containing protein; the protein is MLTLWGPGGGGGRYCDGVSRRSFIRVGGLAMGGLSLPGLLQAQARGDSAGARDNHKSVIMIYLTGGLAHQDTVDPKPDAPEGVRGEFKPIATSVPGVFLSELMPRTAACMDKVAIIRSLVGQVDEHSSFQSMTGFTMGTSQREGRPHFGSVASHIQGPVDPVVPPFVDLAPVMQHRPYNTPGAGMLGQSFKGARMEGDDLALLRPPADVAPERFAGRRDLLGQFDGFRRSVDGAAVDGMGSCYKQAFDVLTSDALAKALDVEREAPELRARYGMGSAKHLGDGGPMWNDQFLVARRLVEAGSRCVTLSYGFWDTHGNNFGHLRNVMPLFDQGVSALVEDLHQRGLDRDCTLVVWGEFGRTPKINKDAGRDHWAPVNSAILAGGGMKVGQVIGSTDKIGGYATSRPIHYRDVLSTVYHNLGIDSRSYIYDKAGRPNTILPAEHEPIAELI